One stretch of Candidatus Bathyarchaeota archaeon DNA includes these proteins:
- a CDS encoding AAA family ATPase has protein sequence MIKGVILQNFMSYENADIRLKDGLNIICGPNGAGKSSILLAISIILGQTYTERSRRLSDLIRWGADQARITLQIENRTKEGKKLFPYYRSNVIEITRIIKKNGGYSYLIQNRTVSKNTVISAFKKLGINPDNMLLIMHQLMVIKFSSVSPQDKLRLLEEAIGFQSYRQFILEAYDRLNKAVNEEKSLTSMIESTKETYDFWKKEHEKYLKKQELEKKLAELKRESLWTNVENKESTLFQLEGRIVAQEKIYGKLEERSVKALSLCKEKESSFEKIRQVAKKLEEEKLNIVKDATSYNVGITWARKFLDEMKNFVLDLEKEIETRPELKGILEVYKKKFENRENETNSLLREFEKELKGIGGREESIKKQSIVMEKNYDNTLSEIIDSKINTEMLNFKKSSLSEELQELENKLKVLKKELEPILIEAKKSGPRIVNLRKTVDIDKETAIIKGQLIPLSSISQNVEKMFESHSSLYKELKEKAEIVAKNRKITMIELKKRLDFWRGEIVKFLSKLTIAFNNILAEVGATGTIKLVNEKEINKAGIDLQVGFSERKPVSLDSLAQSGGERSVALMAFLLALQQHIASPFRAIDEFDVHMDPRNREIISRLIVNSAKSMKSGQYVAITPGQITMMDKDINIIVVQNIDGSSLVSELK, from the coding sequence ATGATAAAGGGTGTTATTCTTCAGAACTTTATGTCATATGAAAATGCTGATATAAGGCTTAAAGATGGGCTGAATATCATTTGTGGTCCTAATGGAGCTGGCAAATCATCAATCCTTCTAGCCATTTCTATAATACTTGGGCAGACATATACTGAAAGATCAAGACGCTTAAGTGATTTAATTAGATGGGGGGCAGATCAGGCTAGAATAACACTTCAAATAGAAAATAGAACAAAAGAAGGAAAGAAATTATTTCCATATTACAGATCAAATGTAATTGAAATAACTCGGATTATCAAAAAAAATGGCGGTTATTCTTATTTAATTCAGAATAGAACAGTTTCAAAAAATACTGTTATTTCTGCTTTCAAGAAACTAGGCATCAATCCAGATAATATGCTTTTGATAATGCACCAGCTTATGGTAATTAAATTCAGCTCTGTTTCGCCTCAAGATAAATTAAGATTACTCGAAGAGGCTATCGGATTTCAATCTTACAGGCAATTTATTTTGGAAGCATATGATAGACTAAATAAAGCTGTTAATGAAGAAAAATCTCTTACCTCTATGATTGAATCTACAAAAGAGACATATGATTTTTGGAAAAAAGAACATGAAAAATATTTGAAGAAACAGGAATTAGAGAAAAAATTAGCAGAGCTGAAACGTGAATCATTATGGACTAATGTAGAAAATAAGGAAAGCACATTGTTTCAACTTGAAGGTAGAATAGTAGCTCAAGAAAAAATATATGGTAAATTAGAAGAGAGGTCGGTAAAGGCTTTATCATTATGTAAGGAAAAAGAATCATCGTTTGAAAAGATAAGACAAGTAGCTAAAAAGCTTGAAGAAGAAAAGCTGAATATAGTAAAGGATGCAACTTCATATAATGTCGGCATTACTTGGGCAAGAAAATTCCTAGATGAAATGAAAAATTTTGTTCTAGACCTTGAAAAAGAAATCGAAACTAGACCTGAGTTAAAAGGGATATTGGAGGTTTACAAAAAGAAATTTGAAAATAGAGAAAATGAAACGAATTCATTGTTAAGAGAATTTGAGAAAGAACTCAAAGGAATAGGAGGAAGAGAAGAATCTATCAAGAAACAATCGATAGTCATGGAAAAAAATTACGATAATACGCTATCGGAGATTATTGATTCAAAGATAAATACAGAAATGCTTAATTTCAAAAAAAGCTCTCTCTCAGAGGAATTGCAAGAGTTAGAAAACAAATTAAAGGTACTAAAAAAAGAACTTGAACCAATTTTAATAGAAGCCAAAAAATCAGGACCGAGAATTGTAAACCTAAGAAAAACAGTTGATATTGATAAAGAAACAGCTATCATAAAAGGACAATTGATCCCACTATCATCTATTTCTCAAAATGTTGAGAAAATGTTTGAGTCTCATTCTTCATTGTACAAGGAATTAAAGGAAAAGGCAGAAATTGTTGCAAAAAATAGAAAAATTACAATGATTGAGTTGAAAAAACGTCTGGATTTCTGGCGAGGTGAAATTGTTAAATTCTTATCAAAATTGACCATAGCATTCAATAATATTTTAGCAGAAGTTGGAGCGACTGGTACTATAAAGTTGGTTAATGAGAAAGAGATCAATAAAGCAGGCATAGATCTTCAAGTTGGATTTAGTGAAAGAAAACCCGTTTCTTTAGATTCATTGGCACAAAGCGGGGGAGAAAGGAGTGTAGCTCTCATGGCTTTTCTACTTGCTTTACAGCAGCATATTGCTTCACCATTTAGAGCTATTGATGAATTTGATGTGCACATGGATCCAAGAAATAGGGAAATAATTTCTAGATTAATTGTCAACAGTGCAAAAAGTATGAAAAGTGGGCAATATGTAGCCATAACCCCTGGGCAGATAACGATGATGGATAAAGACATAAACATAATAGTAGTCCAAAATATTGACGGTTCTTCCCTTGTAAGTGAATTAAAATGA
- the hxlB gene encoding 6-phospho-3-hexuloisomerase yields MSLTGFKEACKEILSGVQETLSNISTEQVEKMVELMLKSIDKRILIIGVGRSGLIGKSFAMRLMHLGFNVYVMGETITPAIGKGDLIIAISGSGATKLVVTAAEIAKEVGARILAVTSHPNSELGNIADDIVQIKGRTKLAKETDYFLRQISGIHEPLAPLGTMFEVSVSVFLDSIIAEVIIQLGKTEAELRKKHANIE; encoded by the coding sequence TTGTCTTTAACTGGTTTTAAAGAGGCTTGTAAAGAGATTCTAAGCGGTGTTCAAGAAACTTTATCTAATATTTCAACAGAGCAAGTTGAAAAAATGGTTGAATTGATGCTAAAATCAATCGATAAAAGAATTCTTATCATTGGTGTTGGTCGTAGTGGTCTGATCGGCAAATCTTTCGCTATGAGACTTATGCATCTGGGATTCAACGTATATGTAATGGGAGAAACTATTACACCAGCAATTGGCAAGGGCGATCTGATAATAGCTATATCTGGATCTGGAGCTACCAAATTGGTTGTTACTGCAGCTGAAATTGCAAAAGAAGTAGGTGCGAGGATACTTGCCGTAACATCTCATCCTAACTCAGAGCTTGGAAATATAGCCGATGATATAGTTCAAATAAAGGGCAGAACAAAATTAGCCAAAGAGACAGATTATTTCCTCAGACAAATATCTGGGATTCATGAACCTTTAGCTCCTTTAGGTACAATGTTTGAAGTCTCTGTATCAGTCTTTCTTGATAGTATAATAGCAGAAGTTATTATTCAATTGGGTAAAACTGAAGCAGAACTGAGAAAAAAACATGCAAATATTGAATGA
- a CDS encoding energy-coupling factor ABC transporter ATP-binding protein, translating into MIEVQNLNFAYPNGKKVFQGIDLQIEEGEYIAIMGENGAGKTTLVKHFNGLLRPTSGDVIIDGINTKESSVASLSKKVGLVFQNPEHQLFCETVKEEILFSLRNFGFSDRIANKQKDKVLEILSLTRYADVSPFILSGGEKKRLALASVLAWDPKYLVLDEPTIGQDNDQKIKLGNFIKQLVAQDKTVIIVTHDVEFVADTKPKIILFSKGEIVAQDKCVNILTDEKLLHKTSLLMPQIGELMQSFPNLKTKEKIIDVFTARSFLRKELKK; encoded by the coding sequence ATGATTGAAGTTCAAAATCTAAATTTTGCCTATCCTAATGGTAAAAAGGTCTTCCAAGGCATAGATCTGCAAATTGAAGAAGGTGAATATATTGCAATAATGGGAGAAAATGGTGCTGGAAAGACCACATTGGTTAAACATTTTAATGGGTTACTCAGACCTACAAGTGGAGATGTAATAATTGATGGCATCAATACAAAAGAATCAAGCGTAGCATCGCTTTCCAAGAAAGTTGGGCTAGTATTTCAGAATCCAGAACATCAACTCTTTTGTGAAACTGTGAAAGAAGAAATTCTATTCTCTCTTAGAAATTTCGGTTTTTCTGATAGAATCGCTAATAAACAAAAGGATAAAGTTCTTGAGATCCTAAGTCTAACTCGTTATGCGGACGTTTCTCCATTCATATTAAGTGGAGGTGAAAAAAAGAGGTTAGCTTTGGCATCCGTTCTAGCTTGGGATCCAAAATATCTTGTTCTTGATGAACCTACTATAGGACAGGACAATGATCAAAAAATTAAGTTGGGAAATTTCATAAAGCAACTTGTTGCTCAAGACAAAACAGTTATAATTGTTACGCATGATGTAGAGTTTGTGGCAGATACAAAACCAAAAATTATCTTGTTCTCGAAAGGTGAAATAGTTGCTCAAGATAAATGCGTTAATATTTTAACAGATGAGAAATTACTTCACAAGACTTCACTACTGATGCCTCAAATAGGCGAACTCATGCAATCATTTCCAAATCTGAAAACTAAAGAGAAAATAATCGATGTTTTTACAGCTAGATCTTTCCTTAGAAAAGAATTAAAAAAGTGA
- a CDS encoding energy-coupling factor transporter transmembrane protein EcfT: MRIFDGFKFTKIDSPIHRLDPRAKLFILLTIFSLSILFTNLLVLTALFLSQLPMVVIAKSTKRWISSMRGGIFLAGLIFFANSLTGQTLTFSLTMMIRFLVLISSFSFFFMTTSPDDLGLALEQMRIPYSLCFTFTTAVRLVPTMAIEAQTIMDAQRARGLELDKGNLLKRIRNYIPILIPLIVLAIKRSIELAEALESRAFNTSGKRQSYIILKLNSLDFLVISLAMLFLILGVYAYLILSIPSLETNFRLADLLPW, translated from the coding sequence ATGAGAATTTTTGACGGATTTAAATTCACTAAAATAGATTCACCAATTCATAGACTTGATCCAAGAGCTAAACTCTTCATACTATTAACAATTTTCTCACTGTCAATTCTTTTTACGAACCTTTTGGTACTTACTGCTTTATTCTTATCCCAATTGCCAATGGTGGTGATTGCAAAGTCTACTAAACGATGGATATCCTCAATGCGAGGAGGTATCTTTTTGGCGGGATTGATCTTTTTTGCAAACTCTTTGACCGGTCAAACATTGACCTTCTCTCTTACAATGATGATCAGATTTCTTGTACTAATTTCGTCTTTTTCATTTTTCTTCATGACCACCTCACCAGATGATCTAGGCCTTGCTCTGGAACAAATGCGTATTCCATACTCACTTTGTTTTACTTTCACCACAGCTGTTAGACTTGTTCCAACTATGGCTATAGAAGCCCAGACTATAATGGATGCTCAACGAGCACGTGGACTTGAATTGGACAAAGGCAATCTACTCAAGAGAATAAGAAACTATATTCCAATTTTGATTCCTCTTATAGTTCTAGCTATTAAAAGAAGTATAGAACTTGCAGAAGCTTTAGAATCAAGGGCTTTCAATACTTCTGGAAAAAGACAATCCTACATCATTCTTAAATTAAATTCATTAGATTTTCTAGTAATTAGTCTGGCGATGTTATTTTTAATATTGGGCGTCTATGCATATCTGATTCTATCCATACCTAGTTTAGAGACTAATTTTAGATTAGCTGATCTATTACCTTGGTAA
- a CDS encoding MFS transporter, which yields MAIKTSNIPIALLSTSHGVNHLLQLILPTLLPSLITEFEISHYTAGILIASFALPYSLLQIPVGYLSDLKGRKNIMIFGLFLYSIATLLCGFSNNIIQLGLAQFFAGIGGSTYHPIGIPLVSLSSSKKDIGQAQGIHQAGGAIGSFIAPLLAAYIGLAFDWRFSFIFLSLFGLITSFLLWIGTEEQSPIYEHEERGENPKALLSDIKIIKLLILLFIFGLAYLISYRALLPFLTTYITEKHGVRLEIAAQLLALLQIAGIAGSPLFGRLSDRVGRKFMIAVLIICQSIIMFLITYASISMLPILLGAMGAVAFSTLAIVDSWVTEMKAYKIIGTLIGVVLTATFLAGAIANPATGYLADQFDFDFSFRIFAFINLIALPFLAIIRYDKA from the coding sequence GTGGCAATTAAAACTAGCAATATTCCTATTGCATTACTTTCTACTTCCCACGGAGTAAATCACCTGCTTCAATTAATACTTCCAACTCTTCTACCTTCCTTAATAACAGAATTTGAGATCTCACATTATACCGCAGGCATTTTGATTGCAAGTTTCGCATTGCCCTATTCTCTATTACAAATTCCAGTTGGATATTTATCCGATCTCAAGGGTCGTAAAAATATCATGATTTTTGGATTATTTCTATATTCAATAGCAACGCTTCTGTGTGGATTCTCTAATAATATAATACAGCTTGGTTTAGCCCAATTCTTTGCAGGAATAGGTGGTAGTACATACCACCCAATAGGCATACCATTGGTATCTCTATCCTCAAGTAAGAAAGATATTGGTCAAGCTCAGGGGATTCATCAAGCAGGAGGGGCCATAGGATCTTTCATCGCACCATTACTAGCCGCTTATATTGGATTGGCTTTTGACTGGAGATTCAGCTTTATTTTTCTATCATTGTTTGGATTAATAACCAGCTTCCTTCTTTGGATAGGTACAGAAGAACAAAGCCCTATATATGAGCATGAAGAGCGAGGTGAAAATCCTAAAGCCTTGCTCTCAGATATTAAAATAATTAAACTCTTAATCCTACTATTCATCTTTGGATTAGCATATCTAATTAGCTATCGAGCACTATTACCATTTCTTACGACTTATATTACAGAGAAACACGGCGTTAGATTGGAAATTGCTGCCCAATTATTAGCACTCCTCCAAATAGCAGGCATAGCTGGTAGTCCATTGTTTGGAAGACTATCTGATAGAGTTGGAAGAAAATTCATGATTGCTGTTCTTATTATCTGTCAATCTATCATAATGTTTTTGATTACATATGCTTCGATTTCAATGCTTCCAATATTACTAGGAGCGATGGGCGCTGTCGCATTTAGTACATTAGCTATTGTAGACAGCTGGGTTACAGAGATGAAAGCTTACAAAATTATAGGGACTTTAATTGGAGTAGTTCTCACCGCAACATTCCTCGCAGGAGCAATTGCAAATCCTGCAACTGGATATCTTGCTGATCAGTTTGATTTCGATTTTTCTTTTAGAATATTTGCCTTTATCAATCTAATAGCATTACCTTTTCTTGCTATTATTCGATATGATAAAGCTTAG
- a CDS encoding TIGR00289 family protein has translation MKSRKEDKMKVAALFSGGKDSCYALYKILKKDMELVSLILVHPENPHSWMFHETNLNWSKLQAEAIGKSLMIVKTAGKKEEEIKDLEKCLAKLITDYSINAVISGAIASRYQKERIDKLCNKFGIDNITPLWGMDQADLLKEEIKSGFEIVITSCNALGFNKKWLGRLIDLECFEELISLNEKYGINIVGEGGEYETFVVDGPLFKRRIRILEIEKIWSDYSGKIIIKDAKLENKD, from the coding sequence ATGAAATCTAGAAAGGAAGATAAAATGAAAGTAGCAGCACTCTTCAGTGGCGGAAAAGATAGCTGTTATGCATTATACAAAATTTTAAAAAAAGACATGGAACTGGTCTCTTTAATTCTTGTTCATCCAGAAAATCCACATTCTTGGATGTTTCACGAGACTAATCTTAATTGGTCAAAGTTACAGGCAGAAGCGATAGGAAAGTCATTAATGATAGTCAAAACAGCGGGTAAGAAAGAAGAGGAAATAAAGGATTTAGAGAAATGTTTAGCCAAATTGATAACTGATTATAGTATTAACGCAGTTATATCAGGTGCTATAGCAAGCAGATATCAGAAAGAAAGGATCGATAAACTATGCAATAAATTCGGAATAGATAATATTACACCACTATGGGGGATGGATCAGGCAGATTTGCTCAAGGAAGAGATTAAATCAGGCTTTGAGATTGTCATAACATCCTGTAATGCTCTTGGTTTTAATAAAAAATGGCTTGGTAGATTGATAGATTTAGAATGTTTTGAGGAACTAATTAGTTTGAACGAAAAGTATGGGATTAATATTGTCGGCGAAGGGGGCGAATATGAAACTTTTGTTGTGGATGGACCGCTCTTTAAAAGAAGGATCAGAATTTTAGAAATCGAAAAAATATGGTCTGATTATTCAGGTAAAATAATCATCAAAGATGCTAAATTAGAAAATAAGGATTAG